A stretch of the Diorhabda sublineata isolate icDioSubl1.1 chromosome 11, icDioSubl1.1, whole genome shotgun sequence genome encodes the following:
- the LOC130450189 gene encoding ras-related protein Rab-14: protein MSAGPYNYSYIFKYIIIGDMGVGKSCLLHQFTEKKFMADCPHTIGVEFGTRIIEVSGQKIKLQIWDTAGQERFRAVTRSYYRGAAGALMVYDITRRSTYNHLSSWLTDTRNLTNPSTVIFLIGNKCDLEGQRDVTYEEASKFAEENGLMFVEASAKTGDNVEEAFLETAKKIYQSIQDGRLDLNAAESGVQHKPSQPGRNMSNDQQANKDNCAC from the exons ATGTCTGCGGGTCCGTataattattcttatattttcaaatatattatcatTGGTGATATGGGTGTAGGAAAGTCGTGCCTTTTACACCAATTTACCGAAAAGAAGT TCATGGCTGATTGTCCCCACACAATAGGTGTAGAATTTGGTACTCGTATCATTGAAGTATCGGGACAAAAAATTAAGCTTCAAATTTGGGATACTGCTGGTCAAGAGCGTTTTAGGGCTGTGACAAGATCGTATTATAGAGGTGCTGCAG GTGCATTGATGGTATATGACATTACTAGAAGATCTACTTACAATCATTTAAGTAGTTGGTTAACTGATACAAGGAATTTAACAAATCCTAGTACCGTAATATTTCTCATAGGAAATAAGTGTGATTTAGAAGGCCAAAGGGACGTAACTTATGAGGAAGCTAGCAAATTTGCAGAAGAAAATGGTCTAATGTTTGTAGAAGCTAGTGCAAAAAC TGGTGATAATGTAGAAGAAGCATTCCTCGAAACCgcaaagaaaatatatcaaagtaTCCAAGATGGTCGATTGGATCTGAACGCAGCCGAATCTGGTGTCCAACATAAACCATCACAACCAGGTCGCAACATGTCCAACGACCAACAGGCGAATAAAGACAATTGCGCCTgctag